The proteins below are encoded in one region of Clostridium pasteurianum DSM 525 = ATCC 6013:
- the purC gene encoding phosphoribosylaminoimidazolesuccinocarboxamide synthase has translation MTKKELLYEGKAKKVYATDKEDEVIVYYKDDATAFNGVKKGQIEDKGELNNSITSMLFELVEKHGVKTHFIEKLNDREQLCKKVDIVPLEVIVRNVAAGSMAKRLGVEEGSPLKTTVFEICYKNDDYDDPLINDTHAVALGFSTFEELKTIYAMTDKVNEILKEFFLKQNIKLIDFKLEFGKTADGEILLADEISPDTCRLWDATTNEKLDKDRFRRDMGNVKEAYVEILNRIAGK, from the coding sequence ATGACAAAGAAAGAATTATTATATGAAGGTAAAGCAAAAAAGGTATATGCTACTGATAAAGAGGATGAAGTTATAGTTTATTATAAAGATGATGCTACAGCTTTCAATGGAGTTAAGAAGGGACAGATAGAAGATAAAGGAGAATTAAATAACAGCATAACTTCTATGTTATTTGAACTTGTAGAAAAACATGGTGTAAAAACTCACTTTATTGAAAAACTAAACGATAGAGAACAGCTTTGTAAAAAAGTAGATATAGTTCCACTAGAGGTAATAGTAAGAAATGTAGCAGCAGGAAGTATGGCTAAGAGACTTGGTGTGGAAGAAGGAAGTCCATTAAAGACTACTGTATTTGAGATTTGTTATAAAAATGATGATTATGATGATCCATTAATTAATGATACTCATGCAGTTGCACTAGGATTCTCAACTTTTGAAGAATTAAAGACTATTTATGCAATGACTGATAAAGTAAATGAAATACTTAAGGAATTTTTCTTAAAACAAAATATTAAGCTTATTGATTTCAAATTGGAGTTTGGTAAAACTGCTGACGGGGAAATACTATTAGCAGATGAGATATCTCCAGATACCTGCAGACTTTGGGATGCAACTACTAATGAAAAACTTGATAAAGACAGATTCAGAAGAGATATGGGAAATGTAAAGGAAGCTTACGTTGAAATATTAAACAGAATCGCAGGAAAATAA
- the purH gene encoding bifunctional phosphoribosylaminoimidazolecarboxamide formyltransferase/IMP cyclohydrolase, whose amino-acid sequence MIKRALISVYNKDKVLDLAKFLIEKDVEIISTGGTYRYLKENNIAVTEVEEVTGFPEMMDGRVKTLHPNIHGGILAIRDNTEHMKAIKAKGIKPIDMVVVNLYPFFDKVQEDLTFEEKIEFIDIGGPTMIRAAAKNFQDVVVLTDVNDYEDAINQIDKNGDVDFESKKKFAGKVFNLMAAYDAAVSRFLLGDEVYPEYLNMSYKKSMDLRYGENPHQSAAYYVSTATKGAMKDFQQLNGKELSYNNIKDMDIAWKVACEFEEPMCCALKHNSPCGAAIADNIHDAYVRAFECDPTSIFGGIVAVNKKLDAATAEELVKIFLEIVIAPDFDEVALEILKTKKNLRVIKAEHKPQDHREYAKVDGGILVQSSDDKLIDELKYVTEKKPTEEELKQLLFGMKVVKYVKSNAILVVKDGMAKGIGGGQVNRIWPTIEALDRAKDGTLLVSDAFFPFNDVVEEAAKHNIKAIIQPGGSIRDQDSIDACNKHGIAMVLSGIRHFKH is encoded by the coding sequence ATGATAAAAAGAGCCTTAATCAGTGTATATAATAAAGACAAAGTACTTGATCTAGCTAAGTTCCTCATTGAAAAGGATGTAGAGATAATTTCAACAGGTGGTACATACAGATATTTAAAAGAAAATAACATAGCAGTAACAGAAGTAGAAGAAGTTACTGGATTTCCTGAAATGATGGATGGAAGAGTAAAAACTCTTCACCCTAACATCCATGGAGGCATACTTGCCATAAGAGATAATACTGAACATATGAAAGCTATTAAAGCTAAAGGAATTAAACCTATTGATATGGTAGTAGTTAATCTTTATCCTTTCTTTGATAAAGTTCAGGAAGATTTAACCTTTGAAGAAAAAATTGAATTTATAGATATTGGCGGCCCTACTATGATAAGAGCGGCTGCAAAGAATTTTCAGGATGTAGTTGTACTTACAGACGTTAATGACTATGAAGATGCTATAAATCAGATAGATAAAAATGGTGATGTAGATTTTGAAAGCAAAAAGAAATTTGCAGGTAAAGTATTTAACTTAATGGCTGCTTATGATGCAGCTGTAAGCAGATTTTTGCTTGGTGATGAAGTTTATCCGGAGTATCTTAATATGTCCTATAAAAAATCTATGGATTTAAGGTATGGTGAAAATCCTCATCAAAGTGCTGCTTATTATGTATCCACAGCTACAAAAGGAGCTATGAAGGACTTTCAGCAGTTAAACGGTAAAGAACTTTCCTATAATAATATAAAAGATATGGATATAGCTTGGAAGGTAGCTTGTGAATTTGAAGAACCAATGTGTTGTGCACTAAAACACAATTCTCCTTGTGGTGCAGCTATAGCTGACAATATTCATGATGCCTATGTTCGTGCTTTTGAATGTGATCCTACATCAATTTTCGGTGGTATAGTTGCCGTTAACAAAAAATTGGATGCAGCAACTGCAGAAGAACTTGTGAAGATTTTCCTTGAAATAGTAATAGCCCCTGATTTCGATGAAGTTGCACTGGAAATTTTAAAGACAAAGAAAAATTTAAGAGTTATAAAGGCAGAGCACAAGCCACAGGATCATAGAGAGTATGCTAAAGTAGATGGTGGAATTTTAGTACAGAGTTCTGATGATAAGCTTATAGATGAATTGAAATATGTAACAGAGAAGAAGCCTACAGAAGAAGAATTAAAGCAGCTCTTATTCGGAATGAAAGTGGTGAAATATGTTAAATCCAATGCCATACTAGTAGTTAAAGATGGAATGGCTAAAGGAATTGGCGGCGGACAGGTAAACAGAATATGGCCAACAATTGAAGCTCTTGATAGAGCAAAGGATGGTACCCTACTTGTATCGGATGCTTTCTTCCCATTTAACGATGTTGTAGAAGAAGCAGCTAAACACAATATAAAGGCAATAATACAGCCTGGTGGATCTATAAGAGATCAGGATTCCATTGATGCCTGCAATAAACATGGTATTGCAATGGTGCTTTCAGGAATAAGACATTTTAAACACTAA
- the purE gene encoding 5-(carboxyamino)imidazole ribonucleotide mutase, which translates to MKVAIIFGSKSDVDKMKGAAKALKEFDIEYRVHILSAHRVPEKLSQVIQDLEAEDFDCIIAGAGLAAHLPGVIASHTTLPVIGVPINAALNGLDSLLSIVQMPKSIPVATVGINNSYNAGMLAVQMLSLKYPDLKEKLIQYRKDMKSKFISENEEGVEL; encoded by the coding sequence ATGAAAGTTGCAATAATATTTGGTAGTAAGTCAGATGTAGATAAAATGAAAGGTGCTGCCAAGGCTCTTAAGGAATTTGATATTGAATACAGAGTTCACATACTATCAGCTCATAGAGTTCCTGAAAAATTATCTCAGGTAATACAAGATCTAGAAGCTGAAGACTTTGATTGTATAATTGCAGGGGCAGGACTTGCAGCACATCTGCCAGGAGTAATTGCTTCACATACTACACTTCCAGTAATAGGAGTACCTATAAATGCAGCTCTTAATGGATTGGATTCACTTTTATCAATAGTTCAAATGCCAAAATCAATTCCAGTAGCTACTGTTGGAATAAATAACAGCTACAATGCAGGAATGTTAGCAGTTCAAATGTTATCATTAAAATATCCAGATTTAAAAGAAAAACTTATTCAATATAGAAAAGATATGAAAAGTAAATTTATAAGTGAAAATGAAGAAGGAGTGGAATTATAA
- a CDS encoding ArsR/SmtB family transcription factor gives MSNKEIENIESCNCNVIHEDIITKVKNNMIDEELLYDLSDLYKVFGDTTRIKILHVLSISEMCVCDISALLGMKQSSVSHQLKTLRQAKLVKYRRSGKVVYYSLDDNHVVEIFNQGLAHITEK, from the coding sequence TTGAGTAATAAAGAAATAGAAAACATAGAAAGCTGCAACTGTAATGTAATACATGAAGATATAATTACTAAAGTTAAAAATAATATGATTGATGAAGAACTGCTCTATGATTTATCCGATTTGTACAAAGTATTTGGTGATACTACAAGAATTAAAATTCTTCACGTTCTGTCTATCTCAGAAATGTGTGTATGTGATATATCTGCACTACTGGGCATGAAACAGTCTTCAGTATCACACCAGTTAAAAACATTAAGACAGGCTAAGCTGGTTAAGTATAGAAGAAGCGGCAAAGTAGTTTACTATTCTCTTGATGATAATCATGTAGTAGAAATTTTTAACCAGGGATTAGCACATATAACAGAAAAGTAA
- the purM gene encoding phosphoribosylformylglycinamidine cyclo-ligase, with product MVTYKDAGVNIEEGYETVSKIKNYAKKTYSKNVLNNLGSFAGMFALGNYKNPVLVSGTDGVGTKLAIAFKLKKYDTVGIDCVAMCVNDILCHGAKPLFFLDYMACGKLESETASQIVKGVSEGCLQAESALIGGETAEMPGFYKDGDYDLAGFSVGIVEKDEIIDGSKIQDKDVLIGISSSGVHSNGFSLVRKLVPDMDIDFNGKKVGEVLLEPTKIYVKPVLKLMEKFEIRGMAHITGGGFHENIPRMFKGDFQAVINKDSYELPEIFKYLMSLGVKEEDMYNTFNMGIGFVLCVKEEDKDAVINELKEFGEKAFEIGYVKAGGNGVCIK from the coding sequence ATGGTAACTTATAAGGACGCTGGTGTAAATATTGAAGAGGGCTATGAAACTGTAAGCAAAATAAAGAATTATGCTAAAAAAACTTACTCAAAAAATGTATTAAACAATTTAGGTAGCTTTGCAGGAATGTTTGCTCTAGGGAATTATAAAAATCCTGTACTTGTTTCTGGTACAGATGGTGTTGGAACAAAACTTGCCATAGCATTTAAGCTGAAAAAGTATGATACAGTTGGTATTGATTGTGTTGCAATGTGTGTCAATGATATTTTATGTCATGGTGCAAAACCGTTATTTTTCCTTGATTATATGGCTTGCGGTAAGCTTGAATCTGAAACCGCATCACAAATTGTAAAGGGTGTATCAGAAGGTTGTCTTCAGGCAGAAAGCGCTCTTATAGGTGGAGAAACAGCTGAAATGCCAGGATTCTATAAAGATGGAGATTATGATTTGGCTGGTTTTTCTGTAGGTATAGTTGAAAAAGATGAGATTATAGATGGAAGTAAAATTCAAGATAAAGATGTACTTATAGGAATTTCATCTTCTGGTGTTCACAGCAACGGGTTTTCCCTTGTAAGAAAATTAGTACCGGATATGGATATAGATTTTAATGGTAAAAAAGTTGGAGAAGTTCTTCTTGAACCAACAAAAATATATGTAAAACCTGTATTAAAACTTATGGAGAAGTTTGAAATAAGAGGTATGGCCCATATAACTGGCGGTGGTTTCCACGAAAATATTCCAAGAATGTTTAAAGGGGATTTTCAAGCTGTAATAAATAAAGACAGTTATGAACTTCCAGAAATATTTAAATATTTGATGTCTCTTGGAGTAAAAGAGGAAGATATGTATAATACTTTTAACATGGGTATTGGTTTTGTATTATGTGTAAAAGAAGAAGATAAAGATGCAGTAATAAATGAATTAAAGGAATTTGGAGAAAAAGCTTTTGAAATTGGCTATGTAAAAGCAGGAGGCAATGGTGTATGTATAAAATAG
- the purF gene encoding amidophosphoribosyltransferase: protein MIDLEQDKLKEECGVFGIFSKENIDVSHLTYYGLYALQHRGQESAGIAVCNNGNIDVHKGMGLVTDVFDNDSLDKMIGNAAIGHVRYSTTGGSCASNAQPIVSNFEMGSIALAHNGNLVNTDIIRELLQYGGTSFETSIDTEVVLKLIAKNAAKGIENAITDAIQAIKGSFAIVILTEDKLIGVRDPNGIRPLCIGKFDDNSYVMCSETCALDAVGAEFVRDVNPGEIVIIDKEGIKSINFAEKTKCETCVFEYIYFARPDSVIDGISVYNSRELAGEELYREAPVEADIVIGVPDSGLAAAAGYAKASGIPYGIGLIKNRYVGRTFISPTQELREKAVAVKLNPLKVNIEGKRVVIIDDSIVRGTTSKKLVDILRKAGAKEIHFRVSSPIIKYPCYFGINIASRKELIGGHKTVEEIREFIGADSLGYLSIDALLKTLGKENNFCLGCLNAVYPVSAPMEVEKERFEV, encoded by the coding sequence GTGATAGATTTAGAACAAGATAAACTTAAAGAGGAATGTGGTGTTTTTGGTATTTTTTCAAAAGAGAATATAGATGTATCACATTTGACCTATTACGGACTCTATGCTCTTCAGCATAGAGGACAGGAAAGTGCTGGTATTGCAGTTTGTAATAATGGTAATATTGACGTGCATAAGGGTATGGGACTTGTAACGGATGTTTTTGATAATGATAGTCTTGATAAGATGATTGGAAATGCAGCTATCGGTCATGTAAGATATTCTACTACAGGTGGAAGCTGTGCTAGTAACGCCCAGCCTATAGTTAGTAATTTTGAAATGGGTTCGATCGCTCTTGCACACAATGGAAATCTTGTAAACACAGATATTATAAGAGAGTTATTGCAGTATGGTGGAACTTCATTTGAAACTTCAATAGATACGGAAGTTGTACTTAAATTAATTGCTAAAAATGCAGCAAAAGGCATAGAAAATGCTATAACAGATGCAATTCAAGCCATTAAAGGTTCTTTTGCCATTGTTATCTTAACAGAGGATAAGTTAATCGGAGTTAGAGATCCTAACGGTATACGACCTCTCTGTATAGGTAAATTTGATGATAATAGTTATGTAATGTGTTCTGAAACCTGTGCACTTGATGCAGTAGGTGCTGAATTCGTAAGAGATGTAAATCCAGGAGAGATTGTAATAATAGACAAAGAGGGAATAAAAAGCATAAATTTTGCAGAAAAAACCAAATGTGAAACTTGTGTTTTTGAATATATATATTTTGCAAGACCAGATAGTGTTATAGATGGAATTAGTGTCTATAATTCAAGGGAACTTGCAGGAGAAGAACTCTACAGAGAAGCTCCAGTAGAAGCTGATATAGTAATTGGTGTACCAGATTCAGGGCTTGCAGCAGCTGCAGGGTATGCCAAAGCTTCAGGTATACCTTATGGTATAGGTCTTATAAAGAACAGATATGTGGGGAGAACTTTTATATCACCTACGCAAGAGCTTAGAGAAAAGGCGGTTGCAGTAAAATTAAATCCTTTAAAAGTAAATATTGAAGGAAAAAGAGTAGTAATTATCGATGATTCCATTGTAAGAGGAACTACAAGTAAGAAACTAGTAGATATACTCAGAAAAGCAGGAGCAAAGGAGATACATTTTAGAGTATCCTCTCCTATTATAAAGTATCCTTGTTATTTTGGAATAAATATAGCCTCTAGGAAAGAACTTATAGGCGGACATAAGACGGTAGAGGAAATAAGAGAGTTTATAGGTGCAGATAGTCTTGGCTATTTAAGCATAGATGCTCTTTTAAAGACTTTAGGCAAGGAAAATAATTTTTGCCTTGGATGTTTAAATGCGGTGTATCCTGTATCTGCTCCTATGGAAGTAGAAAAGGAAAGATTTGAAGTATAA
- the purN gene encoding phosphoribosylglycinamide formyltransferase has protein sequence MYKIAVLISGGGTNLQSIIDKVKAGYLDCKIEIVISDNEKAYGIERAKENDIYAVALSKKQYGDKLSDEILKISQERNVDLIVTAGFLSIIKGDLLKKFKNRIINIHPSLIPSFCGKGMYGLNVHEAAIEYGVKISGCTVHFVDEGTDTGPIIIQKSVPVFAEDTAEELQKRVLEKEHEALPEAIKLIETGKVKVHERKVIIENN, from the coding sequence ATGTATAAAATAGCAGTGCTTATTTCAGGCGGAGGCACAAATTTGCAATCTATAATTGACAAGGTTAAGGCAGGATATTTGGATTGTAAAATTGAAATAGTAATTAGCGATAATGAAAAAGCCTATGGAATAGAAAGAGCTAAAGAAAATGATATATATGCTGTGGCTTTATCAAAAAAGCAATATGGAGACAAATTATCTGATGAAATTTTGAAAATTTCACAGGAAAGAAATGTAGATTTAATTGTTACAGCAGGCTTTCTCTCTATAATAAAGGGTGATTTGCTTAAGAAGTTTAAAAATAGAATAATAAACATTCATCCTTCACTTATACCTTCTTTTTGCGGTAAAGGTATGTATGGTTTAAATGTGCATGAAGCGGCCATAGAATATGGTGTTAAGATTTCAGGCTGTACAGTACATTTTGTAGATGAGGGGACTGATACAGGACCAATTATCATACAAAAGTCAGTGCCAGTATTTGCAGAGGATACTGCTGAAGAGCTTCAGAAAAGGGTCCTTGAAAAAGAACATGAAGCATTACCAGAGGCAATTAAACTTATAGAAACAGGTAAAGTAAAAGTTCATGAGAGAAAAGTAATTATAGAAAATAATTAA
- a CDS encoding phosphoribosylformylglycinamidine synthase — translation MDNTVRRIFVEKRGGFNVEALELLKDIKENLNIKQLSSIRILNRYDISGISDEEFEKSKKIIFSEPVTDNVFNEKIEIKDNDIVFAVEYLPGQYDQRADSADQCIRILSQNEDSKVATAKLYILEGDLKEEDIKNIKNYCINPVDSREALLEKPDTLESEAEIPENVKILKEFSSLSEEALEQFRISEGLAMSLADLKFCQEYFKNTEKRNPTYTEIKVIDTYWSDHCRHTTFDTKLNNVEFEKGKFNKIVKQTFEEYENSKVNLKREDKATCLMDVALMAMRELKAEGKLQDLDTSDEINACSIEKEVDIDGKKEKWLIMFKNETHNHPTEIEPFGGAATCIGGCIRDPLSGRVYVYQAMRVTGSGDPRTKIEDTLQGKLPQRKITVGAAHGYSSYGNQIGLATGQVTEVYHDNYVAKRLEVGAVIGAAPKENVVREKPQSGDIIVLLGGRTGRDGCGGATGSSKEHDEKSILTCGAEVQKGNAPTERKIQRLFRNTEASKLIKKCNDFGAGGVSVAIGELSDGLDINLNLVPKKYEGLDGTELAISESQERMAVVVTEKDADKFISLALEENLEAVKVAVVTEDRRLKLRWRNSYVVDISRDFLDTNGVRQEIDVYVKKPKKSLNYFEKDEKIKDVKKKWFSTLKNLNVCSQKGLVERFDSTIGAGSVFLPFAGKYQMTPTEAMIAKVPVLKGETNTATIMAHGYNPNLSSWSPFHGAVYAVVEAVAKVVSCGGRYDTIRLTLQEYFERLGKTPERWGKPLAALLGAYHAQKMFGIPAIGGKDSMSGTFKDMDVPPTLVAFAVDVVNANKVVSQEFKNSGNTVVLVKAARDENELPDFEVLKKNYKRIHKIIEKGRVLSSYTVKQGGVAEAITKMCLGNKIGFTFNKNVSEELLFEHCYGSIILEIDKEENIKKVMDGANYIVLGKTNSNADINYDKIEFSIEELLEQWTKPLESVFPTKTQVSSEKIENGVWDKRSTKAPVIKYAKPRVFIPVFPGTNCEYDSARAFEKAGAETSVKVFKNLTPELIKESVDYIAKEIDKSQMIMLPGGFSAGDEPDGSGKFIASVLRNSKIAESIMKLLKERDGLMLGICNGFQALIKLGLVPFGEIRDIDEDCPTLTYNNIGRHVSRMVDTKIVSTLSPWFSQVNCNEVYTIPVSHGEGRFVGKEEVIKKLFENGQVATQYVNFKGNPTYDIDFNPNGSMQAIEGITSPDGRILGKMGHSERIGNNIAKNIPGNKDQKIFESGVKYFK, via the coding sequence ATGGATAACACTGTTAGAAGAATATTTGTAGAGAAACGAGGGGGATTTAATGTTGAAGCCCTTGAATTATTAAAGGATATTAAAGAAAATCTTAACATTAAACAATTATCCAGTATCAGAATTTTAAACAGATATGACATAAGTGGTATTTCAGATGAGGAATTTGAAAAGTCAAAAAAAATAATATTTTCTGAACCTGTAACAGATAATGTATTTAATGAAAAAATAGAGATTAAAGATAATGATATTGTCTTTGCTGTAGAATACCTGCCGGGTCAATATGATCAAAGAGCTGATTCCGCGGATCAATGCATTAGAATATTATCACAAAATGAAGATTCTAAAGTGGCAACGGCTAAGTTGTATATTTTAGAGGGAGATCTTAAGGAAGAAGATATAAAAAATATAAAGAATTATTGTATAAATCCTGTGGACTCTAGAGAAGCCCTTCTTGAAAAACCAGATACTTTGGAATCAGAAGCAGAAATACCAGAAAATGTAAAAATTCTGAAGGAGTTTTCAAGTCTGTCAGAAGAAGCATTAGAACAATTCAGAATAAGTGAAGGTCTTGCCATGAGCCTTGCAGATCTCAAATTTTGTCAGGAATATTTTAAAAACACAGAAAAGAGAAATCCAACTTACACAGAAATAAAAGTAATTGATACCTATTGGTCAGATCATTGCAGACATACTACTTTTGACACAAAGTTAAATAACGTAGAATTTGAAAAGGGTAAATTTAATAAAATTGTTAAGCAGACCTTTGAAGAATATGAAAATTCAAAAGTTAATTTAAAGAGAGAAGATAAGGCTACATGTCTTATGGATGTAGCTCTTATGGCCATGAGAGAGCTTAAGGCAGAGGGAAAACTTCAGGATTTGGATACTTCCGATGAAATCAATGCCTGCAGTATAGAAAAAGAAGTTGATATTGATGGAAAAAAAGAAAAATGGCTAATTATGTTTAAAAATGAAACTCATAATCATCCTACAGAAATAGAGCCTTTTGGTGGAGCAGCAACTTGTATAGGTGGCTGTATAAGAGACCCTCTTTCAGGAAGAGTTTATGTGTATCAGGCAATGAGAGTAACTGGAAGTGGAGATCCTAGAACAAAAATAGAGGATACTCTTCAAGGTAAACTCCCACAGAGAAAAATAACTGTAGGAGCCGCTCATGGGTATAGCTCTTACGGTAATCAGATAGGTCTTGCTACAGGGCAGGTAACAGAAGTATATCATGATAATTACGTAGCCAAGAGATTAGAAGTAGGAGCGGTTATTGGAGCAGCACCAAAGGAGAATGTAGTAAGAGAGAAACCACAATCTGGTGATATTATAGTACTTCTTGGCGGAAGAACAGGAAGAGATGGCTGTGGTGGTGCCACAGGTTCTTCTAAAGAACATGATGAAAAGTCTATACTTACTTGTGGTGCAGAGGTTCAAAAAGGAAATGCACCTACAGAGAGAAAAATACAGAGATTGTTTAGAAATACTGAAGCAAGTAAGCTCATAAAGAAATGTAATGATTTTGGTGCTGGTGGAGTTTCCGTGGCTATAGGAGAATTAAGTGATGGTTTAGATATAAATTTAAATTTAGTACCAAAAAAATATGAGGGATTAGATGGAACTGAACTTGCAATATCAGAATCTCAGGAACGTATGGCTGTAGTTGTAACGGAAAAGGATGCAGATAAGTTCATTAGTTTGGCACTTGAGGAAAATCTGGAAGCAGTTAAAGTGGCAGTAGTAACTGAGGACAGAAGATTAAAACTCAGATGGAGAAATAGTTATGTAGTTGATATAAGCAGAGATTTTCTAGATACAAATGGTGTAAGACAGGAAATAGATGTATATGTTAAAAAACCAAAGAAATCTTTAAATTATTTTGAAAAAGATGAAAAAATTAAAGATGTAAAGAAAAAGTGGTTCTCCACATTAAAGAATTTAAATGTGTGCAGTCAAAAGGGTCTTGTGGAGAGATTTGATAGTACTATAGGTGCAGGAAGCGTGTTCTTGCCTTTTGCCGGTAAATATCAGATGACTCCTACAGAGGCTATGATAGCCAAAGTACCAGTGTTAAAAGGAGAAACCAATACAGCAACAATTATGGCTCATGGTTATAATCCTAATTTATCAAGCTGGAGCCCTTTCCATGGAGCAGTTTATGCAGTAGTGGAGGCTGTGGCAAAGGTAGTATCTTGCGGCGGTAGATATGATACTATAAGACTTACTCTTCAAGAGTACTTTGAAAGACTTGGGAAAACACCAGAAAGATGGGGAAAACCTCTAGCAGCACTACTTGGAGCATATCATGCTCAGAAGATGTTTGGTATACCAGCTATAGGCGGAAAAGATAGTATGTCAGGTACTTTTAAGGACATGGACGTACCACCTACTTTAGTTGCCTTTGCAGTGGATGTAGTGAATGCCAATAAAGTGGTATCTCAGGAATTTAAAAATTCAGGGAATACTGTGGTATTAGTTAAAGCGGCAAGAGATGAAAATGAGTTACCAGATTTTGAAGTACTTAAAAAGAATTATAAGAGAATTCATAAAATTATTGAAAAAGGCAGGGTACTTTCTTCATATACAGTAAAACAGGGTGGAGTTGCTGAAGCTATAACGAAAATGTGTCTTGGAAATAAAATAGGTTTTACCTTCAATAAAAATGTTTCCGAAGAACTTTTATTTGAACATTGCTATGGATCTATAATTCTTGAAATAGATAAGGAAGAAAATATAAAGAAGGTTATGGATGGAGCAAACTATATAGTCCTTGGAAAAACTAATAGTAATGCTGATATCAATTATGATAAGATTGAATTCAGCATAGAGGAATTATTAGAACAGTGGACTAAACCTTTAGAGTCAGTATTCCCAACTAAAACTCAGGTAAGCAGCGAAAAGATAGAAAATGGTGTTTGGGATAAGAGAAGTACAAAAGCACCTGTTATAAAATATGCAAAACCAAGGGTATTTATACCTGTATTCCCTGGTACAAATTGTGAATATGATTCAGCAAGAGCCTTTGAAAAAGCAGGAGCAGAAACTAGTGTTAAAGTATTTAAAAATTTAACTCCAGAACTTATAAAAGAGTCAGTAGATTATATTGCAAAGGAAATTGATAAATCACAGATGATCATGCTTCCAGGAGGTTTTAGTGCTGGAGATGAGCCTGATGGTTCAGGTAAATTTATTGCTTCAGTTTTGAGAAATTCTAAAATTGCAGAGAGTATAATGAAACTTCTTAAGGAGAGAGACGGACTTATGCTTGGTATATGTAATGGCTTCCAGGCATTAATAAAGTTAGGACTTGTACCATTTGGAGAAATAAGGGATATAGATGAAGATTGTCCTACGCTTACTTATAACAATATAGGAAGACACGTATCCAGAATGGTAGATACAAAGATTGTTTCTACACTATCACCTTGGTTCAGTCAGGTTAACTGCAATGAAGTTTATACTATACCAGTATCTCATGGAGAAGGAAGATTTGTTGGAAAAGAAGAAGTAATTAAAAAGCTGTTTGAAAATGGTCAGGTAGCTACTCAGTATGTGAACTTTAAAGGTAATCCAACTTATGATATTGACTTTAATCCTAATGGATCTATGCAGGCTATCGAAGGTATAACAAGCCCTGATGGAAGAATACTTGGTAAAATGGGTCATAGTGAGAGAATAGGAAATAATATTGCAAAAAATATACCTGGAAATAAGGATCAAAAAATATTTGAATCTGGAGTAAAATATTTTAAATAA
- a CDS encoding tryptophan transporter, with the protein MSSKNNLRKLVTIALLLAIGMVLYQITPPFVMGMRPNFLLAMMFIAIILADDYKLTILIGLVSGIYCAIISTFPGGQVGNIVDKLITCQVVFLMFRAMKNRVPKQIMVAIIGFVCTAVSGTVFLIVASIVAGLPSTFTALVLSVVVPATIINTVVSIILYNAVNVSLKYSGTYR; encoded by the coding sequence ATGAGTTCAAAGAACAACCTCAGAAAATTAGTCACCATAGCTCTTCTGCTAGCCATAGGAATGGTATTATATCAAATAACACCACCCTTTGTCATGGGTATGAGACCAAATTTTTTATTAGCAATGATGTTTATAGCAATTATATTAGCTGATGATTATAAGCTAACTATTTTAATTGGATTAGTATCAGGTATTTATTGTGCAATTATAAGTACTTTCCCAGGGGGACAAGTAGGTAATATAGTTGATAAACTCATTACCTGTCAGGTGGTTTTTCTTATGTTTAGAGCAATGAAAAACAGAGTACCAAAACAGATTATGGTTGCTATAATAGGATTTGTATGTACCGCAGTAAGCGGAACTGTTTTTCTCATAGTTGCCTCTATTGTAGCAGGATTACCATCTACCTTCACAGCACTTGTTCTAAGCGTAGTTGTACCCGCTACTATAATAAATACTGTAGTATCTATAATTCTATATAATGCGGTAAATGTAAGCTTAAAGTATTCTGGTACATACAGATAA